One Pichia kudriavzevii chromosome 3, complete sequence genomic window carries:
- a CDS encoding uncharacterized protein (PKUD0C11030; similar to Saccharomyces cerevisiae YDR375C (BCS1); ancestral locus Anc_5.448): MKNAFFFWSFKYKHKLFLVNQMVLADWFGTTPKGDKSPDPPVVEGIIEEPSTKELSLYNYNHPHEKPEKDNQLSLQGIVTSNPYFAAGGGLMVLGAGLGLARKGLIAFSNLMIRRLIVDLEIRNSDKSYDWFLNWMANYKHRVSRQLSVQTKYVQHQNGSIQTGFSFVPGPGSHWFKYNGAWFNVKRERSERIHNSGQPMETVTLKTLYKDRFLLASILDEARQMAMKMNEGKTVLFKSWGQDWRVFGKPRRKRVIDSVILDKGIKESIIDDVKEFLESGSWYNDRGIPYRRGYLLYGPPGSGKTSFIQALAGEFDYNIAIMNIGEPNLTDDRLAYLMNNIPERTILLLEDIDAAFNRREQSKEQGYSSGVTFSGLLNALDGVASAEEVITFMTTNHPEKLDPALLRPGRIDVKVLIDNASDYQIEKMFQRFYDNEEKLDKFMKKFKDLELPYVSTAQLQGLFVQFKEDPDLAIENVEILKSPHMNNFFYE; encoded by the coding sequence atgaaaaacgctttctttttttggtctttcaaatataaacacAAACTTTTTCTCGTTAACCAGATGGTATTAGCAGATTGGTTCGGTACCACTCCAAAAGGTGATAAATCACCTGATCCTCCTGTTGTGGAGGGGATTATTGAGGAACCTTCGACTAAAGAACTGTCACTTTACAATTACAATCATCCACATGAGAAACCCGAGAAAGACAATCAATTAAGCTTACAAGGGATAGTGACATCCAACCCCTACTTTGCCGCTGGTGGAGGTTTGATGGTTTTAGGAGCAGGGCTTGGGCTTGCCCGGAAAGGTCTCAttgctttttcaaatctgaTGATTCGTCGTTTAATCGTCGATTTGGAAATTAGAAACAGTGATAAATCATATGATTGGTTTCTGAATTGGATGGCTAATTACAAACATAGAGTTTCGAGGCAGTTGAGTGTCCAGACTAAATATgttcaacatcaaaatgGCTCGATTCAAACCGGATTCTCGTTTGTTCCAGGACCTGGTTCTCATTGGTTTAAATACAACGGCGCTTGGTTTAACGTTAAGAGAGAAAGATCGGAGAGGATCCACAATTCAGGGCAACCAATGGAAACCGTTACTTTGAAGACGTTATACAAGGATAGGTTTCTGTTGGCATCAATATTAGACGAGGCCAGGCAGATggcaatgaaaatgaatgaGGGTAAAACAGTTTTATTTAAATCCTGGGGGCAAGATTGGAGGGTTTTTGGAAAGCCAAGAAGGAAACGTGTAATTGATTCTGTTATTTTGGACAAAGGTATAAAAGAAAGTATTATTGATGACGTCAAGGAGTTTCTAGAATCTGGCTCGTGGTACAATGACAGAGGTATTCCTTATCGTCGAGGATATCTTCTATATGGGCCACCAGGTAGCGGTAAAACAAGTTTTATACAAGCACTTGCCGGCGAATTCGATTATAACATTGCAATAATGAACATTGGTGAGCCAAACTTAACAGACGACAGATTAGCATATTTAATGAACAACATTCCTGAACGTACCATTCTTTTAttggaagatattgatgCCGCATTTAACCGACGTGAACAATCCAAAGAACAAGGATATTCATCGGGGGTTACTTTCAGTGGGTTGTTAAATGCTCTTGATGGTGTTGCATCTGCAGAAGAAGTGATAACATTCATGACGACTAATCACCCAGAAAAGCTTGATCCAGCTCTTTTACGGCCAGGTAGAATAGATGTCAAGGTCCTCATTGATAACGCGTCAGATTatcaaatagagaaaatgttccaaagattttatgataatgaagaaaaacttgacaaatttatgaaaaagttcaaagaCTTGGAACTACCATATGTAAGTACTGCTCAGTTGCAAGGTTTGTTTGTGCAATTCAAGGAGGATCCAGATTTGGCTATTGAAAACGTGGAAATCTTGAAGTCCCCTCATATGAACAACTTCTTCTATGAGTAA